In Gossypium hirsutum isolate 1008001.06 chromosome D06, Gossypium_hirsutum_v2.1, whole genome shotgun sequence, one genomic interval encodes:
- the LOC107901054 gene encoding uncharacterized protein translates to MAVSSIDTQNPPSKATAPIEIHCVKCESCGFTEECTLAYILRVRERYQGRWICGLCIEAVKDEALRSDTLISTEEALDRHIKFCNQFKASSPLDETEHPISAIGRILRRSLDSPRPLRSNSSGVFPGFEEVTQGSISSSV, encoded by the coding sequence ATGGCGGTTTCAAGCATAGACACTCAAAACCCACCCAGCAAAGCGACAGCTCCGATCGAAATTCACTGCGTTAAATGTGAGTCCTGCGGCTTCACAGAGGAGTGCACCCTTGCATATATACTGCGTGTCCGGGAACGTTACCAAGGCCGTTGGATTTGTGGGCTGTGCATCGAGGCCGTCAAGGATGAGGCTCTGAGATCGGATACGCTTATTTCCACCGAGGAAGCACTGGACCGACACATCAAATTCTGCAATCAGTTCAAGGCGTCGAGTCCTTTAGATGAAACGGAGCACCCTATCTCGGCCATAGGGAGGATTCTTCGTCGAAGCCTGGATTCACCCCGGCCTCTTAGGTCTAACTCAAGTGGAGTCTTTCCAGGATTTGAAGAAGTCACTCAAGGCTCCATCTCTTCATCCGTCTGA